From Marinitoga sp. 1197, the proteins below share one genomic window:
- a CDS encoding polysaccharide pyruvyl transferase family protein — protein MNKIFLIGYYGYNNLGDELLFQSILEIFSELNFDGKVYILLDKTKITKNYSFKIHKVDKYNIQKIIKIIKECNIVIYGGGNIFQTETSLKSFLYYDFLFKIAKHYKKHILFLSQGFGHFKHKYAIKRMRKILKYKNLSGILRDETSYRYAKKFSNHFELGTDIGMINYKNLHFQKNTKKSHISIIIKNKRNWDKIIYLLKYANINSITPIVLNKSQDAIISYDFFEKYKNNINISFPVSEEDKIINEILKSEFVISDRLHGGILSLYLGIPVIMYKNQKNYRVFKTIDKKYNLFFKNEDDLIDSLSQLKTYDFEKIQKIFIDKLNISHQKTLEIIKTFL, from the coding sequence ATGAATAAAATATTTCTTATAGGTTATTACGGATATAATAATCTGGGTGATGAATTATTATTTCAATCAATATTAGAGATTTTTAGCGAATTAAATTTTGATGGAAAAGTTTATATATTATTGGATAAAACAAAAATAACTAAAAATTACAGCTTTAAGATACATAAAGTTGATAAATATAATATCCAGAAAATAATAAAAATTATAAAAGAATGTAATATAGTTATTTATGGTGGAGGCAATATTTTTCAAACAGAAACATCATTGAAAAGTTTCTTATATTATGATTTTTTATTTAAAATAGCAAAACATTATAAAAAGCACATATTATTTTTATCTCAGGGTTTTGGACATTTCAAACATAAATATGCAATAAAAAGGATGAGGAAAATTTTAAAATATAAAAATTTATCTGGAATATTAAGGGATGAGACAAGTTATAGATATGCGAAAAAATTTTCGAATCATTTTGAGTTAGGCACCGATATTGGAATGATAAATTACAAAAACCTTCACTTTCAGAAAAACACAAAAAAATCACACATATCTATAATAATAAAAAATAAACGAAATTGGGATAAGATAATATATTTGTTAAAATATGCTAATATAAATAGTATAACACCTATAGTTTTAAATAAATCTCAAGATGCCATTATATCCTATGATTTTTTTGAAAAATACAAAAATAATATAAATATATCTTTCCCGGTTTCAGAAGAAGATAAAATCATTAATGAAATATTAAAATCAGAATTTGTAATATCGGATAGACTACATGGAGGGATTTTATCCTTATATCTTGGAATACCCGTTATAATGTATAAAAATCAAAAGAATTATAGAGTATTCAAAACAATTGATAAAAAATATAATCTCTTTTTTAAAAATGAAGATGATTTAATTGATTCTTTATCTCAGTTAAAAACTTATGACTTTGAAAAAATACAAAAAATTTTCATAGATAAATTAAACATATCACATCAAAAAACTCTGGAAATTATTAAAACTTTTCTATAA
- a CDS encoding OsmC family protein has translation MEIELKNTTGMQFVSKTPSGHDVIIDASPEVGGTNSGPRALELFLLGIGGCTGIDVAMILKKMKVDYKDLRVKLETERKENHPRAFTKIHIKYYFKGNNLPIEKLERAVKLSQEKYCSASATVKGVAEVTYEIIVEEE, from the coding sequence ATGGAAATCGAATTAAAAAACACTACAGGTATGCAATTTGTTTCAAAAACTCCTTCTGGTCACGATGTAATTATTGACGCATCACCAGAAGTTGGTGGAACTAATAGTGGTCCAAGAGCTTTAGAGTTATTTTTACTTGGAATAGGCGGTTGTACAGGAATAGATGTTGCTATGATTTTAAAGAAAATGAAAGTAGATTATAAAGATTTAAGAGTAAAATTAGAAACAGAAAGAAAGGAAAATCATCCAAGAGCATTTACAAAAATACATATAAAATATTATTTTAAAGGAAACAACTTACCTATAGAAAAATTAGAACGTGCGGTAAAATTATCACAGGAAAAATATTGCTCAGCATCAGCTACTGTAAAAGGCGTTGCTGAGGTAACCTACGAAATTATAGTTGAGGAGGAATAA
- a CDS encoding Mrp/NBP35 family ATP-binding protein, which translates to MANKNVQFKLPDQNELKNIKHIIMVMSGKGGVGKSTIAVNLSVALALEGRKVGLMDIDMHGPNVMRMLGGTEKDHPYQVGEKIVPPEVNGVKVISVSQFVPESGKPIVWRGPIKTGTIKQFFNDIEWEELDYMIIDAPPGTGDEPLTVMQMLKKFDGAIIVTTPSEVSKDDVERAINFFKVMDKKVLGLVENMAYFECPNCHTKHYIFGKDGAKSLAEKYKLPILAEIPISEDIRINMDTGKPAAYFGKPEHVAPYVQLAKRVIAEVEKDDKE; encoded by the coding sequence ATGGCAAACAAAAATGTTCAATTTAAATTACCAGATCAAAATGAGTTAAAAAATATAAAACACATAATAATGGTAATGAGTGGAAAAGGTGGAGTCGGAAAATCAACAATAGCTGTAAATTTATCTGTAGCTCTTGCATTGGAAGGTAGAAAAGTTGGGTTAATGGATATTGATATGCATGGCCCAAATGTAATGAGGATGTTAGGAGGAACAGAAAAAGATCATCCTTATCAGGTTGGTGAAAAAATAGTACCTCCAGAGGTTAATGGCGTTAAAGTAATTTCAGTTTCACAATTTGTACCAGAAAGTGGAAAACCTATTGTTTGGAGAGGTCCAATAAAGACTGGAACAATAAAACAATTTTTTAATGATATTGAATGGGAAGAATTAGATTATATGATCATCGATGCACCTCCAGGTACAGGCGATGAACCGTTAACTGTTATGCAAATGTTAAAGAAGTTTGATGGAGCTATTATTGTTACAACACCTTCTGAAGTGTCAAAAGATGATGTGGAAAGGGCTATAAACTTCTTTAAAGTCATGGATAAAAAAGTTTTGGGATTAGTTGAAAATATGGCATATTTTGAATGTCCAAATTGCCACACAAAGCATTATATTTTTGGTAAAGATGGTGCAAAAAGTTTAGCAGAAAAGTATAAATTGCCTATTTTAGCTGAAATACCAATAAGCGAAGATATAAGAATAAACATGGATACAGGAAAACCCGCAGCATATTTTGGAAAACCTGAACACGTTGCACCCTATGTTCAATTAGCCAAAAGAGTTATAGCAGAAGTGGAAAAGGATGACAAAGAATGA
- the mtnA gene encoding S-methyl-5-thioribose-1-phosphate isomerase: MSKLKTMSMEWTGDSLILVDQRYLPLEETYISCKNYKEVATAIKDMVVRGAPAIGASAAFGYVLGVKEFLNDFNKMKEVKKTLADTRPTAVNLFWALDRMERKFLEIKDDKNLIDLIEKEALKIAYEDIEANRAMGKFGGELLNDGDTVLTHCNAGALATVDYGTALGVIRGARELGKDIKVYADETRPYLQGARLTVWELYKDGFDVTLISDNMAGWVMKQGKINAVIVGADRIASNGDVANKIGTYSVAVLAKKHGIPFYVAAPLSTIDLNTPTGNEIPIEERSHKEVRFCHKSKMVPEEIKVYNPAFDVTPNELITAIITEKGVVKPPYSENLKKLFEK; encoded by the coding sequence ATGAGTAAGTTGAAAACCATGTCTATGGAATGGACTGGAGATTCCTTAATATTGGTTGATCAAAGATATTTACCTTTGGAAGAAACCTATATATCATGTAAAAATTATAAAGAAGTTGCTACCGCTATAAAAGATATGGTAGTTCGCGGGGCACCTGCGATAGGAGCATCTGCTGCTTTTGGCTATGTGCTTGGAGTAAAAGAATTTCTTAATGATTTCAACAAAATGAAAGAAGTCAAGAAAACACTTGCTGATACGAGACCAACCGCTGTTAACCTTTTCTGGGCTTTAGACAGAATGGAAAGAAAATTTTTGGAAATTAAAGACGATAAAAATTTAATAGATTTAATTGAAAAAGAAGCACTAAAAATAGCATATGAAGATATTGAAGCAAATAGAGCAATGGGAAAATTTGGTGGTGAATTGTTAAATGATGGCGATACAGTATTAACACATTGTAATGCAGGTGCATTGGCTACTGTAGACTATGGAACAGCTCTTGGTGTAATAAGAGGGGCTAGAGAATTAGGAAAAGATATAAAAGTATATGCAGATGAAACAAGGCCTTATTTACAAGGAGCAAGGTTAACTGTATGGGAATTATATAAAGACGGATTTGATGTAACATTAATTTCTGATAATATGGCTGGCTGGGTAATGAAACAGGGAAAAATAAATGCAGTTATTGTTGGAGCAGATAGAATAGCCTCAAACGGTGATGTTGCAAATAAAATAGGAACTTACTCTGTCGCTGTATTGGCAAAAAAACATGGAATACCATTCTATGTTGCTGCCCCATTATCAACTATAGATTTAAATACTCCAACTGGAAATGAAATCCCCATAGAGGAAAGATCACATAAAGAAGTTAGATTTTGTCATAAATCAAAAATGGTTCCAGAAGAAATCAAAGTTTATAACCCCGCGTTCGATGTGACACCAAATGAATTAATCACAGCAATTATTACTGAAAAAGGTGTAGTAAAACCCCCTTATTCTGAAAATTTAAAAAAATTATTTGAAAAATAA
- the thrC gene encoding threonine synthase, which translates to MNYKLRCINCGKIYGAEEVEYTCPTCGSRLGTLEVVFNYDEIKLHREDFTKYNSIWQFEKILPIKNDAYKTHLHVGGTPLYIMPELAEELEIKSLLIKYDGTNPTASFKDRASAIAIAKAYEKGYDTIYCASTGNAASSLAGLSAASKLKTYIFLPASAPIAKMSQLFIYGAKVIPIDGSYDEAFDISMKIGEEKGWYCRNSAINPYLLEGKKTGALEIAVQNNWEIPDYLFVSVGDGTVISSFYKGFYDFYKLGLIDKIPKIIGVQAEGAAAVKKVFDKGEPFLPDDIETNTIADSISVGKPRDVIKACKYVKASGGYFVSVSDEEILNAVYELSLKTGIFGEPAGATSYAGLKKVSKSLGKDATVAIVITGNGLKDVKAIEKFVHFEKIKPHINEVREVIEKYENQI; encoded by the coding sequence GTGAATTACAAATTGCGTTGCATTAACTGTGGAAAAATATACGGTGCTGAAGAAGTTGAATATACCTGTCCAACGTGTGGAAGTCGTTTAGGCACACTGGAAGTTGTGTTTAATTATGATGAAATAAAACTACATAGAGAAGATTTTACTAAATATAATAGTATATGGCAGTTTGAGAAAATTTTACCAATAAAGAACGACGCATACAAAACACATTTGCATGTAGGAGGGACCCCACTTTATATAATGCCAGAATTAGCCGAAGAGTTAGAGATTAAAAGTTTATTAATTAAATATGATGGCACCAATCCTACTGCTTCTTTTAAAGATAGAGCTTCTGCTATTGCAATTGCTAAAGCATATGAAAAAGGATATGATACTATCTATTGTGCATCAACAGGAAATGCTGCCAGTTCTTTAGCAGGATTGAGTGCTGCTTCAAAACTAAAAACATATATTTTTCTTCCTGCTTCTGCTCCAATAGCCAAAATGTCCCAACTTTTTATCTATGGTGCAAAAGTAATTCCCATAGATGGAAGCTATGATGAAGCTTTTGATATTTCTATGAAAATCGGCGAAGAAAAAGGATGGTATTGTAGGAATTCGGCAATAAATCCTTATTTACTCGAAGGAAAGAAAACGGGAGCATTAGAAATTGCTGTTCAAAATAATTGGGAAATTCCAGATTATTTATTTGTAAGCGTTGGAGATGGAACCGTTATAAGCTCTTTTTATAAAGGATTTTATGATTTTTATAAATTAGGTCTAATAGATAAAATCCCTAAAATAATTGGCGTTCAGGCGGAAGGTGCTGCTGCTGTAAAAAAAGTTTTTGATAAAGGAGAACCATTTTTACCAGATGATATAGAAACGAATACAATTGCAGATAGTATAAGCGTTGGAAAACCAAGAGATGTTATAAAAGCCTGCAAATACGTAAAAGCAAGTGGTGGATATTTTGTAAGTGTTTCTGATGAAGAAATACTAAATGCTGTATATGAATTATCTTTAAAAACCGGAATTTTTGGCGAACCTGCAGGAGCAACATCTTATGCTGGATTAAAAAAAGTGTCAAAATCACTCGGTAAAGATGCGACTGTCGCAATAGTAATTACCGGTAATGGTTTAAAAGATGTAAAGGCAATAGAAAAATTTGTACATTTTGAAAAAATAAAACCACATATAAACGAAGTTAGAGAGGTGATAGAAAAATATGAAAATCAGATTTAA
- a CDS encoding (2Fe-2S)-binding protein, with the protein MKIRFKLNNKDIEYDVEEYKRALDFLRDDMRMTSVKEGCGEGECGACTIILNGKNVNSCMILAVELDGQEVWTLEGLNEIGDTSIQESYIEKGAIQCGFCTPGFIMSTKVLLDNNPDPDDNEIKEALEGNLCRCTGYTKIIEAVKLASTKLAEKNTTVADKRGEKNAV; encoded by the coding sequence ATGAAAATCAGATTTAAACTCAATAATAAAGATATAGAATATGATGTTGAAGAATACAAAAGAGCTTTGGATTTTTTAAGAGATGATATGAGAATGACATCTGTAAAAGAGGGTTGCGGTGAAGGCGAATGTGGTGCCTGCACAATAATTTTGAATGGTAAGAATGTTAATTCATGTATGATTTTAGCAGTTGAACTGGATGGACAGGAAGTATGGACACTTGAAGGATTAAACGAAATAGGTGATACATCAATTCAGGAATCTTATATAGAAAAAGGAGCTATTCAGTGCGGTTTTTGTACTCCGGGATTTATAATGTCAACAAAAGTTTTACTTGATAATAATCCTGATCCAGATGACAACGAGATAAAAGAAGCATTAGAAGGTAATCTTTGTAGATGTACTGGATATACAAAGATAATTGAAGCTGTTAAATTGGCCTCGACAAAATTAGCAGAAAAAAATACAACAGTTGCTGATAAAAGAGGTGAAAAAAATGCAGTTTAA
- a CDS encoding FAD binding domain-containing protein → MQFKYSKPKTIEELSMLKSNYNAKLLAGGTDLMVKLRAKSCKPEIIIDTKGLGKNEIKFENEKVIIPLNTTYSDLLKNKKFKEKFPMLVDIIKKIGSPQIRNRATPIGNICNASPAGDFLLATYLYHGYAYIKPTNKKIKISQLIDGPGKIKLKPEEFIYSIELKERIGYEYYYEKVGKRNAMNISIISLGIVLKKKQNIIEEIKIAYGSVGPTIIRFEDLEKSVIGKEITRDLFDWLGEQYTKRINPITDVRATAEYRKKMVKNLLIKAFYNLNKTFQEG, encoded by the coding sequence ATGCAGTTTAAATACTCTAAACCAAAAACAATAGAAGAATTAAGCATGTTAAAATCTAATTATAACGCCAAATTACTTGCTGGTGGTACAGATTTAATGGTAAAACTTAGAGCAAAATCATGTAAACCGGAAATCATAATAGATACTAAAGGATTAGGGAAAAATGAAATAAAATTTGAAAATGAAAAAGTAATAATTCCATTAAATACAACTTATAGCGATTTATTAAAAAATAAGAAATTTAAAGAAAAGTTTCCGATGCTTGTTGATATAATAAAAAAAATTGGTTCCCCTCAAATAAGAAATAGAGCAACACCCATCGGAAATATCTGCAATGCTTCACCTGCTGGTGATTTTTTATTGGCAACATATCTTTATCATGGTTATGCTTATATTAAACCCACAAATAAAAAAATAAAAATTTCACAGTTAATAGATGGACCCGGAAAAATTAAATTAAAACCTGAAGAATTTATATATTCCATCGAATTAAAAGAAAGGATTGGGTATGAATATTATTATGAAAAAGTTGGAAAAAGAAATGCAATGAATATATCTATTATTAGTTTGGGAATTGTACTCAAAAAGAAACAAAATATCATAGAAGAAATAAAAATAGCTTATGGATCAGTGGGACCAACTATAATACGATTTGAAGATCTGGAAAAATCTGTTATAGGAAAAGAAATAACTAGAGATCTATTTGACTGGTTAGGAGAACAATATACGAAAAGAATTAATCCAATTACCGATGTTAGAGCAACGGCTGAATATAGGAAAAAAATGGTGAAAAATCTTTTAATAAAAGCTTTTTATAATTTAAATAAAACTTTTCAGGAAGGGTGA
- a CDS encoding FAD binding domain-containing protein has product MIEIKDYFRPKSVEEAYEKLINIEGAEIIGSGAFMRLASRKINLAIDLQDTGLNYVKLEKDEIKIGGATPLGEVERSEIIKEVFEGKLIHVLQSIWSVQLRNIATIGGTIFPKLGFSDLITALLVLNTDVVLFNNGRMPLEVFLTEKIRKDILVELIIKNENRKMSFQYMRNSFYDFSILNSAVSVDEERNFRISIGARPAVAKLATKAMEYLKNNNDIEEASKLAAEEMEYGSNIKASKEYRKMIAPVLVKRGLEEVIQ; this is encoded by the coding sequence GTGATAGAGATAAAAGATTATTTCAGGCCTAAAAGTGTAGAAGAAGCATATGAAAAACTGATTAATATTGAAGGCGCTGAAATTATTGGAAGTGGTGCTTTTATGAGATTGGCATCGAGAAAAATAAACTTAGCTATAGACCTTCAAGATACCGGACTTAATTATGTAAAACTAGAAAAAGATGAAATAAAAATCGGCGGTGCAACACCATTAGGAGAAGTTGAAAGAAGCGAAATAATAAAAGAAGTATTTGAAGGTAAATTAATTCATGTTTTACAAAGTATTTGGTCTGTACAATTAAGAAATATTGCTACAATTGGAGGAACCATCTTTCCAAAATTGGGTTTTTCTGATTTAATAACAGCTCTTCTTGTATTGAATACAGATGTTGTATTATTCAATAACGGAAGAATGCCTTTGGAAGTTTTCTTAACAGAAAAAATAAGAAAAGATATATTGGTGGAATTAATAATAAAAAATGAAAATAGAAAAATGTCTTTTCAATATATGAGAAATTCTTTTTATGATTTTTCTATTTTAAATTCTGCGGTTTCTGTTGATGAAGAGAGGAACTTCCGTATTTCAATAGGAGCAAGACCTGCGGTAGCAAAATTAGCAACTAAAGCCATGGAATACTTAAAGAATAATAATGATATTGAAGAGGCATCTAAGCTTGCTGCTGAAGAAATGGAATATGGTTCAAATATAAAAGCTTCAAAAGAATACAGAAAAATGATAGCACCTGTTCTTGTAAAAAGAGGCTTAGAGGAGGTTATACAATGA
- a CDS encoding (2Fe-2S)-binding protein, producing MKITLTINNTKREVEISPSEFLLDVLRRLNYSSVKKGCDTGTCGVCTVLMDGKPVLSCSILAASADGHEITTIEGIEKDPEFKNISNALLEEGADQCGFCSPGLILNVYAMGKELKNPTEDEIKKYLVGNLCRCTGYVPQLRAIKKYFEVKA from the coding sequence ATGAAAATAACACTTACAATAAATAATACAAAAAGAGAAGTAGAAATATCTCCATCGGAGTTTTTATTGGATGTATTGAGAAGATTAAATTATAGTAGTGTAAAAAAAGGATGTGATACAGGTACATGCGGTGTGTGTACAGTTTTAATGGATGGGAAACCTGTATTATCCTGTTCGATTTTAGCAGCATCTGCTGATGGACATGAAATAACAACTATAGAAGGTATTGAAAAAGATCCTGAATTTAAAAATATATCAAATGCCTTATTAGAAGAAGGTGCTGACCAATGTGGGTTTTGTAGCCCCGGATTAATTTTGAATGTATATGCCATGGGAAAGGAATTAAAAAATCCAACCGAAGATGAAATAAAAAAATATTTAGTAGGTAATTTATGTAGATGTACAGGTTATGTTCCTCAGCTAAGAGCAATAAAAAAGTATTTTGAGGTGAAAGCATGA